DNA from Athene noctua chromosome Z, bAthNoc1.hap1.1, whole genome shotgun sequence:
ttttaatgagaggtCGCACATGTCTTTCCTCCAGTTCCTCCAAGCCACTGTCACCACTCTCCCTaaatatctccatcccactcctTAAGATTTACACTTGAAACTAACTTTCAAATCTGAACAACACTAGGAGGATTTTTTGCTAGTGCCAACatagtttcaattttttttctaataaccatcttctctctctttctcataaCAGCTCCGTCTTCAAACAAACAATTTCCAACCACTCCTCTAAGGTATCTTTCTCCACTACTACAAAATATGGcacatattttttcttcacttccaCTATTCCACCAACTTCCCTggctttgttccaactttctcacAACTGCCACCAGATCAAACCACTTCTCCTTCACCCACTGcacatctgggggagaaggggcacaactatatttctgtaataactTCTCTATCAACATTCTACATGCCAACTACACAAATTTGTTAGAGAGGCCCTCAAATAAACACTCAAGCaccaaaatgtaattttttttattaatacagtTAACttgctctctgtaaattacaggttcaaatgtctgtgagaggagaataAAACAACCTtttagggtttaacagcaaccctaaacgctctatcactcacttAACAAGcaagggctctcaacctcgaggacctgctcagggcagcaactggacccaagtcacctcaaggagtttccctGGGCAGCATCCCTACCCAAGGGGAGAGTCTTCAACCACAGCATGCTACTCCAAGGGATAAACTCAAAATGGCTCCCtgaggggactccatttatactcAGGCCGAATCTCACCTGTAGACAATAGTGGCTCCCAttagccaaaggccccaattaccatgaagccctgagaacaaaggcagtcaggagctgctacacttcagcagccaagaagccctatctTCATTGGGTGATGCACCTGCCACATATATCCACCTAGGATCACACTAAACAGCGCCATATTGATGTGACGAACACTCAGACATGCAAAATAGGCCAAGGTAGTCATTTAAACATGAGGATATCATTCATCTTAAATCCACTTAAACCTTTAAAACCTTGGCTCTCTAGGTCACTTTTTTGAGGAAGGTACCCAAGCACATCCCATGCTGTGCTTAAGGAAAGAAATGTTCCTTCCTACATCTACACCCTCATATATACCCATACCTGATCCAAATTCACTCCAGAGAAGGCATATGTTCTTTGAGTTTAGAAATCCAGCAGCCTGAGGACATGGGGCAAGGAGGAAGCACACCCAGAAAGTATGCTAAAGATGGCAGGGATCTGGTTAAACACGATTACTCAGAACAACTGAGCTGCTATCACAGAGTAGTACTGTATGGGCAAGGGCTGACCTTCATTTCTAAATTACATTAATATTGCTGGAGGAACTAACTATATATGGAAGTGGCACTGAAAATTATAATCTCTAACTGGTATCAGTGAGGCACTGTTAAAAGAAACTCTCTCACTGACAGCAGTCATTACCACACAGATAATATGCTGCATACTATTTCAACATGTTCAGTGCTGTGTGTGGGGTGCATCATTATTCACCTGCTTCACCTATATGACATGGTATGGGTATTTTGtgacagtgatttttctttggtGATCATCATTGTGGTGCCAGCTGTTAGCATATGAATAAAGTTGTTTTCTTATGCATTGTACATCAGTGTTGTTTTCTGCTATTGCCCTGTAGCAATCAGTAATTCTGtacaaaaagaaagcaacagtGCAATTAACTTCTGACAATAGTATAAATTTTGGCTTGTTAAAACGAGGATTATTAATATTCCCAGGATAATCACCCTGACCTAGTTTAGACAATTGTAAAgtataataaaatacatacagCCATGTAAATCTGATAGCAAATATTAAAGCTCACATAAAGCAATAGAAAAGTTGGaatgaaaatataataaattgATGGTCTTTAATAACACTTCAGAGTGCTGGAATCTTGCATTAATTTTAAAGGCAGCAACAGCACCTAGTGTGTAATGATGATCATAATCTCTTACACTCTGAAATCAAGATGACAGCACAAAAAACCTTGCCATTAAACAACATGAGGTTCTGCTTTGTGGCTGAAGTCTTCATTGTCATAGTTCTATTCCCCCCCTTTTCTTAGTCTGTAAGGCACAATGTAGTCTAATTGTTTACTATGATCCACTCCATAGCAAAAAGCCGAAGAGCCTTACTGAGTTATTTCTGCACCAAACATATAACTTGCCATGAAAAATTAACTGTAGAGATTTCCTCTtttgttcttgaaaaaaaataaacactacaAGGgattaataaaatgtatttccacCCAATAATGCCTCAGCCCAAAATTGCTGGTTTCTTCTGTAATGATGCTGGTGATGTGGTTTGCAGCACAGCTGGCccccatgaaaaaatatttatggctACAAGTAAAGCAGTAGAGATCACCTGTACAGTACCAGAACGCAGCTCTACCACTACCTTGTGATGATCCATTGTATTTAGTTAAGTGTGGTTTCTGCAGTTTTCACCTGTGCCAATTGAAGCATGAGTGCTGGAAATTACCAGTCACAAAGGAACaccactggagaaaaagaaggaacaaaaaaaagacaaacagttCAATACAAGCTTCATGGTGACAACACATTCTGAGATCCAGCAGGTTGCTGCCTGGTCCATGCAGGAAAATGATGAATGAATGCTGTTTAACATTTTGCTTGAacagtttttcctttcagaaaactaTTTGCAATACAATCATGAGAAAAACAGAGCTGTGAAGAGAAGCATTTTATAAGGCTGATTACCTTTCTAGGGCATATCATTTGATACACGCTTTGTTTATCCAGAGTGAATTCAGTGGTTAAAAAGATTAATTGAGCCTATTTTATGTTACTTGTACATGCTCTCACAGAGGAAGTGACTTGTGTTTTTTCTTACTGACTCATGCACAAGAGCCTGCAATTCACCAGAAACAACAAAATTACTTTCCTAAATTTAGTAGTTCATAAATCTTACAGGATGTGAACCCATTCGGTggggcttttttccttccttctttcaggTCCTTCCTGTATGTCCAAAAAACTAAATGTGCACGCAGGAGATGCACAGTATctgcctttgcttttctgctctgctctttcacaGTACAACAGGCGTCTGACAGCTCACTCATGCACTCTATCATCTCCCTCTTTCTCCACATAAATGTGCACGTGTGcaaacacatacatacatatgtacatttttttctgcCCCAGCTGATGGAGAAGAAATGACTACCATTTCAAAGCACAAAGCCCTGTGGTTTGAAGGAGTCGTGTAATCTTTGTGTAGGTGGCCAAGGATCAAACTGTTATTATCGCAACTACACTCACCAGGTGAAAGGTCTTAAAAAATGCTACTTCACATCTCTGCATCTCTTTGCTCCTATGAACTTCACTGTGATCTCAATGCCTTGGACAGTAGCTTGTCACTTAGCTCAGGCTTGTTCTGTGCATAATATACTGGGCACCTAATCTCTGAGTGCTACAGGTTTTCAAAAGATAAACGGTAAGTACTGCCAGATGTAATGGTTCACATGTCTTTGATGACGACCAGCCATATTATTCATCAGGATTGAAGACTAATTTAGTTGTACACTAATAGTTGTGAAATCACCACGCCTGGCAGGTAATAAAGGAGACTGCAACACATGTTCAGTAGCTTACTCAAATGACTCACTTTGGGATTTAGATACCAAGTCTTCAGTGCTGTCAGATATGCTCATCATTATCTTCACACACAAAATCAACTAACAGATGACACGTGGGAGCCACATCTGTCAAGCCAGGGTGTACCGGCAAGGTTTAGTTAGCCAGGCGTGCTGCAGGGTTGCAGGAAGAAACAGGCTGCCCTGTATCAGGCACAAAGGGCTCCAGCTGGATACAAAACAGACCCACCataggacacagctgagcccacgCTGGTGAAAATAtctttaagaaagggtaaaaattTCTGCAGGACAGCTGTGAGAGGAGTAGGaaaaatatgagagaaacaaCAATGCaggtcagagaaggaggagggggaggaggccATGCTTCAGAGCAGGattcccccgcagcccgtggtgcagcccatggtgcagcccatggtgaggcagctgtgcacCTGCAACCCATGGAGGTCCGCAGCGAAGCacatctccacctgcagcccagggaggagccCACACAAGAGCAGATGGAGACGCCTTGAAGGAAGCTACAGCCCCATGCAgaagcaggctcctggcaggagctgcagcttaTGTTTAGGACCCCACGCAGGGGAGCATGTTTGCTGacaggacccacgctggagcagtctgttcctgaaggactgcaccccgggGAAAGGGCCCATGCTAGAGTAGAGGAACACCACAAggatgaagcagcagcagaggcagtgTTATGGACTGTGACACCCATTCTCCACaaccctgcactgctggggaggAGACAGTAGAAgtcaggaatgaaggagtgaagttgagccttagaagggaggggaagggcagtttatttttattattgtttctcaTCATCCTACTCAActattaattggcaataaattaaattgtcTCTCAGTCTATTTGGCCTGTGACAGTAATCGTTAACtgatcttcctgtccttatctcaacccataagcTTTCCTGCCATGTTTTCTCCCCcaccctgtggaggggaagtgacAGAACAGCTTGGTGTCTATCTGGCAGGCAACCAGACAAGGTCAAACCCACCATTCACGGAGGCAGTAAtgcaggagaggcagaaagcaaTTTCCTGCTTCAGCCCTAAGAGCTACTGCTGCACATGCAGAGAAGGCCCAAACCCAGAAAACAAGACCCTGCCTGAGCCCTGTGCCTTGTACACACATGAAGCAAGACACCTAGGGTGAGCCAAGCTGGGCAAAGGTTAGCAAGGAGGCCAGGAGGAGCTGCTCTATTGCCAAAGCTACAGACAAGATGGACTGCCTTCACAGATGTAGTGGCAAGGCACAGAAATGGGGCAAACAGGCTCCTCCTTGATAGCTGCACAGCAATAGGACGTGAGGTAGAAGGCACAGGCTGCAAcaagagaaaaccaaaaaagagatctgaaaaaaaatttgacaTTTCCATGGGAATACTCAACCATTAGAAGGGGTAGCACAGAGAGGCTATCCAACTTTGGGAATATTCAAAACTGAACAAATCCCAAGCAATCTGATCAAAATTGTTTCTGGTTTCAGTGGACGCTGGGACCTGACAacctctagaggtcccttccaacatggaGTACTCCCAACATCACAAACATCCCATGGTCTGTATTGGTAAGACACTCAAAATGGAAAGATAAATGTTCTGTTCGCAAAGTACACAGTCCAcacatttaaattcattttttttaaaaaagtcttatTGCTTTATTTAGATTTTGACATAGCCCACTTAGGTTACTGGAAGTCCTGTTGAAGATGTATATAGAAGTAACTGACTACATTTTAGCTTAAACCAAATACACTAAAATAATGGTAGAATTCAGCCTAAACAATTTATGACCTAAGCAATTTTAGCTTTGTCTAAGAAAAGCAATCACTCTACTATTCATCTTCTGGCTTTTGATTTGGGCTCCATTTTTGcaatttgttttaaagcaaaactttGAAATAGTCCATGGATATATTTTACATACTACAAGAATACAGGATGGCTTTATGAAATCAGAACTTCCAAACAGTCTTCTGAGAAGATTTAAGTACTAGTAATATTCTATCTTCTTTGACTCAAAAGTGCATAAGCATTAAAAGGTTTTTACACATTTCCCAGACATCTTTTAGCATACATGGATCACATCAAGTGTTTTTGTTCTCAATGGGAAAAAAGTagttaaaacaaattaataattttaaaaagtgttccaTGGAAAGTGTGCtacattttttcttctgggaAATCAAACCAAGAGGATCTGTTGACAAGTGTCTTTGGCAGTCTTAGTATCAATGGTTGTCTCTCTGGACACTCTAGGAAGGAAGTCCTTGGGGAAGGCAGTTGACTGGAAGGCGCTGCTGGTGCTGCTTGACTGTAGCTGGTTATAGTTTCTGTGCGAGGGGTGTTACTCCTGGTATCTGCTATGGTAAGATCCCGATCAGCTGCTGTTTCTCGAAGTTCAACATCAGCATTTCTAATGCCACCATCTAAGCCTCCCTTTCTGGTAGGAATATTGCACTTTTTGACTGCTCCTCCAGTTTCTTCACCAACTCTGTAAACATCTTCACATCCTGTCTTTCTcagaaaagaagatggagacttgTTTTCCCTCTCATTTATCTGAGTTGTGCCTGTCCAAGTAATACTGCTATCACGTTCGGTACTTTCTGGCTCCTTGCTACTATCACTATCAATTGTAATCACAACTGGAGAAGAATATGCTGAGTTACTCAAGTGACGTTTCCGATGTTTCTtcttatgctttttctttttctttttaagatgccTTGCAGTGTCTGTTGCTTTTCCTTCATAGACTATCTCCACACTCGGACtcctcaccttttttttctttttcttacgcTTTGTCTCACTGCTTGCTCGATTGTCTGAAAAGCTATCTTCATTTTTGAAGCAGTCACTGAATTTTGAGGAAGTTTTCTTGggttcattttctctttctagaCTTGTGCTCTCCATGGATGCATTTTCCAAGTGGCGAGTTTTGTACTTCCTTTTTCCACCAGGcttttcacttttcattctgTCAGTTCCTCCAGAAGGGGTCCTTGACCTGTTGCTTGATCGACTCCTTGACCTGCATTTTTCATAACAGTAATAGTGTCTCTCACGGAGTCCCCTCTGGCCATGTGGATCTCTCCTTTCAATAAATGATCGTATCCTGTATTCTGGACTATCAGATTGCCTTGAATAGAGGACATTAGACTGATTCCTCCTCCTGCTGGAAGATTCATTGTCGTCTCCGAACACCTTCTGACTACAGAAAGCATAGCTCCACTGGCATCTACTTTGATAACTGTCTCTTACATAATAACGATCACTGTCTCTGCTTCTTGATCTCCTTTTGCCATGGCCTTTGCTACGTGATCGTGATCTGCTTACTTCTCTGGATGGAGTGCTCTCACGACTTAGCGAGCCTCTCTGGCTTTTTAGAGACACTCTGGTGTCACGAGCTCTTGATCgcctgctgcttcttttgctCCTATGTTTGCTACTATCTCTGCTTCTCGATTGTCTCCTTCTAAGTTGGCTTTTGCTACGATGCTCCCTCCTAGACCGATGGCCATGACTGCGACTGTTCCGTGAAAAGGACTGTGGGCTCCTGGACTTTCCCTTTCTAGACAGTCTGTGATTCCAAGGGGAGCATACTGTGTCGCTCCCCAGAGAGGGGCTCCAGCtcaagtcctgtggagacagaTCTTTTACTTTACATTTGTTCTTCTCATCTTTTGACTCTGTCTTCTCAACTGCAGGAGATAAGCAGCTTCTACAGCTACCTACATCCTCCTTATACATGGGGGAACATGGCGATAAACTCCTGCTTGGTTCACTATCACTCCAGCTGCGACACTGGATTGGTTGCTGTTTCTTCAcatcttcccttttctcttccttgATGGACTCCTCAGTGTCTGAGGACAGCTCAACCACTTCTGGTGTCCTCTCAGCTAATGGCTTAACATACCCAACAATCACACAATTGTCTGAGGAAGAATCACTGTTGTTCAAATCAGCATCAGCCTGTAACTGAGCCTTCAGTTTGGTTCTTCGACTCTGTGTAGCAGAACCCTCATCAGAACTTTCTGATGTCTCCAGAGGAGAAGCTATGGTTGCACGAGCCTCTTCTGAAATGGAATAGGAAGGCCCTGGAGTTTCATCGTCCCAGGGGGCCTGACCAAGACCAGTCACAGACAAATTGTTATCTGGCCCTTGAGAATATGCCATATCTGGAGATATTGTAATAATTGATGAGTCTGAGTGGCTTCCTTCATCATATGATGGTGCAGGACAGTCATAATTTGCATGTTGATCATATGCTTCTAAGTTAAAAGGACAGCGGGCAAAACTGATGAATTCATGTAAGAAGTGTTCAGTCCGATTCAGCAAAAATGGCTTTAGATCGTCAGCAAAGGCCTGACTTTCCAGATCATACCTAGTCACATTACTCATAATTATGTGCTGCACAATATTAACCAAAGATCCATGGGCACCAAGCAGGACTGTAAGTTCTCGCTTCAACCAAGGAACCAACCTATGAAGGCAAGCAGGGTTGCGGCGGAAAAACTCTGCTGAAATGTCTCGATAGCGGCCACCATCCTGAATACTACGAATACGCACACCACTGCGGTACAGAGCTCTGCGGAAGTTGATCATATCCTCCTCCTGAATCTGCTGCAGAGATACGCCCTCTGCGCTAGCCTGCCTCCTTGAGGCCAGACTCCTTATCATATGCTGAATCTCTTCAACTCTCTGCCGCACTGGTTCGTTAGACAACCCTTCAAACAATACCCCGTTATCTGGAGGTGACAGTGTCCTTCGGGAAGGGGAACTGCCAGCGCGGCGCTCTCCTGTTAAGGTAGTACGGTAACGAAATCTCCGGCCATCAGGGCTTGCAAAAGAGCTATTTTCAGATGGGCTGAGTATATACTCTTTAAAATCATCTTCAGCACGAATTgtatggaaaatggaaaaaaagggtTGCTTGCAGAGGGGgcattctgctttattttttgacCACTCCTGGACACAGCGAAAACAGAACCTATGCAAGCAGCGATCTAGATACGCAACGTTGTCAAATCTATCCAAGCAGATGGGGCATTTAGAGTCAGGAGATGCATCTGTTGGCAGCTTGCTGGTGCCAGCTTTTGGCGAAAAATTGCTGTCTTCTGAAAACTCCTTATCTGCTGAAGTCATgttctagaaaagaaaaacacaaaagatCATCGCTATCTCAGAGTGACAAAAATGTTAAAGTTTAGAACCAGAAACCCGTAACAGTCACCTTTAAGGCTGCAAAACCCCGTGTTGGCACTGAGAGAACACCGAACAAAGAGGCAGCACAACCTAACTGCTTGGCTTCTTTTCACAGTGAGATCTGGCTCTTCAGGGTTGCAAGTTTTAAACAGAGCTTGAATAATGCTGGCATATACGAAGGAAACAGGCAGGACTCTGTCTTTCACCCCACTCATAAATAACTGCTTTGACGTAGTAAATTTATGATTAACGTGGTATCCTTTGAAATACACTTCCAAAAGAGACCAGTGTttacatatgaaaaatatgagaCCATATTTTGACAAAAGTCAAAACAAGTAATTGGGCTAGAACTAAACTATCAGTGTTCAAGTTCTGCTGGACCTGTCCTGCTCCTGCACTCCCTGCCCATAAGCATGAGCATCTGCATGTGCCTCTGCTGGGCACTCATGCTGGACCACATACAGCTTCTTGGACTGAGCAACCTTCAGGGATGTTTTCCAGCCTAAATTAGTCTTTGTTTTtaggactgaagcagaaacagCCAGGTGTCATTCCTACACCCATCCTTGGGTACATGCCACCTTTTTATTCAACCTGGCTGTCAAGCATGACTAGGAATAAATCCACccattttgaagttatttttggtATCAGCATTATCTTAAGGCATTACAACACAGTGGAAGTAAGTTACCGTGCTGCTTCAAAACTCGGTAGCCCATGTTTTGCAGCAAGGTCGGAAGCGTGTCGTAACCGCCCACCGGACAGCAGGCACGAAGTCTGCCGTGCAGGCCAGCGAGACACACGCACAAACGGACGGTCGGGCACACACCGGGGCACGACCGCACGGACGCCCGGGGTGtcacggcgcggggggggggggggggggggggggggggggaagaggaggctcACGCCTCTCCGGTGAGACACCGCTCGGCCGCTGCGGGACGCCGCCCCACTCAGCGCCCTCCTCCGCGCCTCCCGCCCGCCTCGTCGCGGGCCGCCGGCCCACCCGGAGGGCTCCGGCGCAGCTCCCCGCCCCCAACTCACCGCTGCCGGGCCTTCGCTCCCCGCCCGGGCCAGAGCCGCGGCCGCCTTCAGCCTGTGGCGCGCCCGGCAGCGTCCGGAGGCGGCAGTCTCCCGCCGCTCCTCCCccagcgggcggcggcggcgggcgccctCCGCCAGGCGCCGTAACGGCTCCGCCATTCGCGGCGGCGGACGCGGCGTTGCCAGGGGAACCGTTGCCCCCCGCCACCAGCGGGGCACCGCCGGGCCGACGCGCTGCCTGCCGGGAGCGGCGCGCGGGCGCCTTTTTTGAGCGTCACTTCCGCTGACGGCGGCGTCCGGGTCTCGGCGGCGGGCGCAGGCGCTGCTGAGCGGAGGAggccggggcggggccgaggcCGCATGGCTGCGGCGGGGCGGCGTGACCCGCGCCAGGTCCGCCGCCTGGTGCGTGCCGGGGCTGGCGGGAACCGCAGCGGGGGGCAGGTCCGAGTGTgccgcccgcggcggggcgggcaggccTGGGGCCCCCCGGCCTGGAGGGCGGGTCTACCAGCCGGGGGCAGTGGGTGAGCGGGGCTGGGTGTCCGTCTTAGTGGAGGCAGCGGACTGGCACCTGGGGGTAATGGGGGGGGTTGTCCCGGTGCTGCCGCCGCCAGCGCGCAGTGTTTTGTCCCGCAGGTGctggctgcgtggtgctgctttCCTGGGGCTTCGTCCTCTACGAGGCACGGGTGGCTGCCCAGCGGCAACTGGAGAGCGGCCTCCTGGCCCGGGGGCTGCCGTAGGCAATGGCAGAGCCCCGGGGACACCGCCGGAGTTGGGCGTTGTTTCCGAGGGTACGGAGGGATCCGTGGGAGGGCTGAAGGAGCCTTTTGGTCAGTTGGGCAAATAAAGCATATATAGCTCTtaaagaaaaggtaaataaagCATGAGCAGTTACTAGAAAAGTGAATTATATCTCCTTACTGATTGTACTA
Protein-coding regions in this window:
- the TOPORS gene encoding E3 ubiquitin-protein ligase Topors: MAEPLRRLAEGARRRRPLGEERRETAASGRCRARHRLKAAAALARAGSEGPAANMTSADKEFSEDSNFSPKAGTSKLPTDASPDSKCPICLDRFDNVAYLDRCLHRFCFRCVQEWSKNKAECPLCKQPFFSIFHTIRAEDDFKEYILSPSENSSFASPDGRRFRYRTTLTGERRAGSSPSRRTLSPPDNGVLFEGLSNEPVRQRVEEIQHMIRSLASRRQASAEGVSLQQIQEEDMINFRRALYRSGVRIRSIQDGGRYRDISAEFFRRNPACLHRLVPWLKRELTVLLGAHGSLVNIVQHIIMSNVTRYDLESQAFADDLKPFLLNRTEHFLHEFISFARCPFNLEAYDQHANYDCPAPSYDEGSHSDSSIITISPDMAYSQGPDNNLSVTGLGQAPWDDETPGPSYSISEEARATIASPLETSESSDEGSATQSRRTKLKAQLQADADLNNSDSSSDNCVIVGYVKPLAERTPEVVELSSDTEESIKEEKREDVKKQQPIQCRSWSDSEPSRSLSPCSPMYKEDVGSCRSCLSPAVEKTESKDEKNKCKVKDLSPQDLSWSPSLGSDTVCSPWNHRLSRKGKSRSPQSFSRNSRSHGHRSRREHRSKSQLRRRQSRSRDSSKHRSKRSSRRSRARDTRVSLKSQRGSLSRESTPSREVSRSRSRSKGHGKRRSRSRDSDRYYVRDSYQSRCQWSYAFCSQKVFGDDNESSSRRRNQSNVLYSRQSDSPEYRIRSFIERRDPHGQRGLRERHYYCYEKCRSRSRSSNRSRTPSGGTDRMKSEKPGGKRKYKTRHLENASMESTSLERENEPKKTSSKFSDCFKNEDSFSDNRASSETKRKKKKKKVRSPSVEIVYEGKATDTARHLKKKKKKHKKKHRKRHLSNSAYSSPVVITIDSDSSKEPESTERDSSITWTGTTQINERENKSPSSFLRKTGCEDVYRVGEETGGAVKKCNIPTRKGGLDGGIRNADVELRETAADRDLTIADTRSNTPRTETITSYSQAAPAAPSSQLPSPRTSFLECPERQPLILRLPKTLVNRSSWFDFPEEKM